The genomic region ATGTCGGACAGGTTGACGGTGCACGACACGACGACGGTGACCGATGCCGAGGTGCCCGGTGGCGCGGTGAACCCCGCGGTGTCGACGCTGACCTGGACGTCGATGCAGTGCAGGCCCTGGCTGGCCAGTGCGGTGGCGGCGGTGTCGGTGGCGATCTGCTGGGCCGCGGCGGCCGATCGGGCCAGCGAGGCGTCCCGGGCCGCGATGCCGGCGACGCCGCTCATGCGGTCGCCGGCCAACGCGATCCGGGCGCCGACCACCAGCATGGCGACCAAGAGGAGCCCGACCGGCAGCAGGATCGCCAGCTCGACCGACTCCGAGCCTCGGTCGTCCCGCCGCGGCTTTTGACGGCCGTTCGTGGCCGGTTGCAGGTCGCGCCTCATGGTGAGTCCGGTGTGGTGAAGCGTTCCTTGCCGCGCACCACGGTGACATCGACGGTCGGGGCGAAGCCGGGCAGGGGGATCACGTTGGGCACGCTGGCTGTGACGTG from Blastococcus colisei harbors:
- a CDS encoding TadE/TadG family type IV pilus assembly protein, producing MRRDLQPATNGRQKPRRDDRGSESVELAILLPVGLLLVAMLVVGARIALAGDRMSGVAGIAARDASLARSAAAAQQIATDTAATALASQGLHCIDVQVSVDTAGFTAPPGTSASVTVVVSCTVNLSDIGGVAGLPGSRTLHDSATSPLDPARDLS